The following proteins are encoded in a genomic region of Canis lupus familiaris isolate Mischka breed German Shepherd chromosome 6, alternate assembly UU_Cfam_GSD_1.0, whole genome shotgun sequence:
- the LRIF1 gene encoding ligand-dependent nuclear receptor-interacting factor 1 isoform X1: MSNHLQRVFLKPAEESSGNASQCVSGCMYQVVQTIGSDGKNLLQLLPIPNSSGNLIPLVQSSVMSDALKGNTGSPVQVTIQTQISSSSTSASVQLPIFQPASSSNYFLTRTVDTAEKVRVTSVGTESFTSSVSKVQSHGVKIDGLTMQTFAVSPSSTQNDSPYILVNTQSLPMTVKSPVLPSGHHLQIPAHAEVKSVPASSLPPSVQQKILATATTSTSGTVEASQIPTVIYVSPVNTVKNVVTKNFQNIYPKPVTEIAKPVILNTQIPMNVAKETQLKGGQHSQAAPVKWIFQENLQPCTPSLVPVKSSNNVASKILKTFVDRKSLGDNINMPSLSTVSPSGTQSKSMPIKDNALVMFNGKVYLLAKKGTDVLPSQIDQQNSVSPDIPPRNDTSQIVSSSAVTEISREVVNIVLAKSKSYQMETKSLSNIQPASMINLRAEKNKKVEKPSLSTPNPHNMNQSINYLKQSKTLFTKPDFPDGFSTVQNAPRKGNTIQSREKISSSVDATTLTSQQCVFRDQEPKIQNEMASTFKKVTQERNDKNHSQGGSNKASYLKNDAEFKKIFGLTKDLRVCLTRIPDNLGSGEGFDSFSKSDTYKETELIVKEEKKKQGFDKKRKAKAVKKMDHTKKRKTESVHNTAVNGGNNVTMSQLVSSILPASDVSRHNILTGHNKTREEKRTEVEHYTPENQEKGTLSSNAAFEQSHSFNKNYTEDIFPIMPPELEETIRDEKIRRLKQVLREKEAALEEMRKKMHQK, encoded by the exons TGTTTCAGGCTGCATGTACCAAGTAGTTCAGACGATTGGCTCGGATGGAAAAAATCTTCTGCAATTACTTCCAATTCCTAATTCTTCTGGAAATCTTATACCGCTAGTTCAATCTTCAGTCATGTCTGATGCTTTGAAAGGGAATACAGGAAGCCCAGTTCAAGTTACTATTCAGACTCAGATTTCCAGCTCTTCCACAAGTGCATCAGTTCAATTGCCCATTTTTCAGCCAGCCAGTTCTTCAAACTATTTTCTTACAAGAACAGTAGATACAGCAGAAAAAGTTAGAGTTACTTCTGTGGGAACTGAAAGTTTTACCTCATCAGTTTCTAAAGTTCAGAGTCATGGTGTGAAAATTGATGGACTCACCATGCAAACATttgctgtttctccctcctcaACACAAAATGATTCACCTTATATTTTAGTAAATACTCAGAGTCTTCCAATGACTGTGAAGTCTCCAGTTTTGCCTTCTGGGCATCATTTACAGATTCCTGCCCATGCTGAAGTGAAATCTGTACCAGCGTCTTCATTGCCTCCTTCAGTTCAGCAAAAGATACTTGCAACTGCAACCACAAGTACCTCAGGAACAGTTGAGGCCTCCCAAATACCAACTGTTATTTACGTATCTCCTGTAAACACAGTGAAAAATGTAGTTACCAAGAACTTTCAAAACATTTACCCAAAACCTGTTACAGAAATAGCAAAGCCAGTGATACTAAATACACAAATTCCAATGAATGTTGCTAAAGAGACACAATTAAAAGGTGGTCAGCATTCTCAAGCTGCTCCTGTGAAATGGATTTTTCAAGAAAATCTACAGCCTTGCACTCCATCTCTTGTTCCTGTTAAGTCTTCAAATAATGTGgcttcaaagattttaaaaacttttgtagaTAGGAAAAGTTTGGGAGATAATATAAATATGCCATCATTGAGTACTGTGAGTCCTAGTGGGACACAATCCAAAAGTATGCCTATTAAAGATAATGCTTTGGTTATGTTTAATGGGAAAGTCTATCTATTGGCTAAAAAGGGGACAGATGTTTTGCCATCACAAATTGACCAACAGAATTCTGTTTCTCCTGATATTCCACCAAGAAATGATACATCACAAATAGTGAGTTCAAGTGCAGTGACAGAAATATCCAGAGAGGTTGTAAATATTGTTTTGGCTAAAAGTAAATCTTACCAGATGGAGACAAAGTCACTCTCAAATATTCAGCCTGCTTCCATGATCAATCTAAGggcagagaagaataaaaaagtgGAGAAACCATCTCTTTCTACCCCAAACCCACATAATATGAATCAATCCATTAACTACTTAAAACAGAGTAAGACTTTATTCACAAAGCCAGACTTTCCAGATGGATTTAGTACAGTACAAAATGCCCCCAGAAAAGGAAATACCATccagagcagagagaaaataagttCCTCTGTTGATGCAACAACTCTTACTTCACAACAGTGTGTTTTCAGAGACCAAGAACCAAAG ATCCAGAATGAGATGGCATCAACATTCAAAAAAGTTActcaagaaagaaatgacaagaacCATTCCCAAGGAGGAAGCAATAAGGCATCATATCTGAAGAATGatgctgaatttaaaaagatatttggtCTCACTAAAGATTTGAGAGTGTGCCTTACTCGGATTCCTGATAATTTGGGCTCTGGAGAAGGTTTTGACTCCTTTAGCAAGAGTGATACTTACAAAGAGACAGAGTTGATagtgaaggaggaaaagaaaaaacag GGTtttgataagaaaagaaaagcaaaagccgTTAAGAAGATGGATcacacaaagaagagaaaaacagagagtgTTCATAACACAGCTGTAAATGGAGGAAATAATGTCACCATGTCCCAACTTGTCAGCAGTATTTTACCAGCTTCAGATGTATCACGTCATAACATTCTCACAGGCCACAACAaaaccagagaagaaaagagaactgagGTTGAACACTATACCCCAGAGAACCAGGAAAAAGGCACATTGAGTTCAAATGCAGCTTTTGAACAAAGTCattcctttaataaaaattatacgGAAGATATTTTTCCCATAATGCCACCAGAGTTAGAAGAAACCATTCgagatgaaaaaataagaagactTAAGCAGGTgctgagagagaaggaagcagctcTTGAAGAAATGCGTAAGAAgatgcaccaaaaataa
- the LRIF1 gene encoding ligand-dependent nuclear receptor-interacting factor 1 isoform X2, producing the protein MYQVVQTIGSDGKNLLQLLPIPNSSGNLIPLVQSSVMSDALKGNTGSPVQVTIQTQISSSSTSASVQLPIFQPASSSNYFLTRTVDTAEKVRVTSVGTESFTSSVSKVQSHGVKIDGLTMQTFAVSPSSTQNDSPYILVNTQSLPMTVKSPVLPSGHHLQIPAHAEVKSVPASSLPPSVQQKILATATTSTSGTVEASQIPTVIYVSPVNTVKNVVTKNFQNIYPKPVTEIAKPVILNTQIPMNVAKETQLKGGQHSQAAPVKWIFQENLQPCTPSLVPVKSSNNVASKILKTFVDRKSLGDNINMPSLSTVSPSGTQSKSMPIKDNALVMFNGKVYLLAKKGTDVLPSQIDQQNSVSPDIPPRNDTSQIVSSSAVTEISREVVNIVLAKSKSYQMETKSLSNIQPASMINLRAEKNKKVEKPSLSTPNPHNMNQSINYLKQSKTLFTKPDFPDGFSTVQNAPRKGNTIQSREKISSSVDATTLTSQQCVFRDQEPKIQNEMASTFKKVTQERNDKNHSQGGSNKASYLKNDAEFKKIFGLTKDLRVCLTRIPDNLGSGEGFDSFSKSDTYKETELIVKEEKKKQGFDKKRKAKAVKKMDHTKKRKTESVHNTAVNGGNNVTMSQLVSSILPASDVSRHNILTGHNKTREEKRTEVEHYTPENQEKGTLSSNAAFEQSHSFNKNYTEDIFPIMPPELEETIRDEKIRRLKQVLREKEAALEEMRKKMHQK; encoded by the exons ATGTACCAAGTAGTTCAGACGATTGGCTCGGATGGAAAAAATCTTCTGCAATTACTTCCAATTCCTAATTCTTCTGGAAATCTTATACCGCTAGTTCAATCTTCAGTCATGTCTGATGCTTTGAAAGGGAATACAGGAAGCCCAGTTCAAGTTACTATTCAGACTCAGATTTCCAGCTCTTCCACAAGTGCATCAGTTCAATTGCCCATTTTTCAGCCAGCCAGTTCTTCAAACTATTTTCTTACAAGAACAGTAGATACAGCAGAAAAAGTTAGAGTTACTTCTGTGGGAACTGAAAGTTTTACCTCATCAGTTTCTAAAGTTCAGAGTCATGGTGTGAAAATTGATGGACTCACCATGCAAACATttgctgtttctccctcctcaACACAAAATGATTCACCTTATATTTTAGTAAATACTCAGAGTCTTCCAATGACTGTGAAGTCTCCAGTTTTGCCTTCTGGGCATCATTTACAGATTCCTGCCCATGCTGAAGTGAAATCTGTACCAGCGTCTTCATTGCCTCCTTCAGTTCAGCAAAAGATACTTGCAACTGCAACCACAAGTACCTCAGGAACAGTTGAGGCCTCCCAAATACCAACTGTTATTTACGTATCTCCTGTAAACACAGTGAAAAATGTAGTTACCAAGAACTTTCAAAACATTTACCCAAAACCTGTTACAGAAATAGCAAAGCCAGTGATACTAAATACACAAATTCCAATGAATGTTGCTAAAGAGACACAATTAAAAGGTGGTCAGCATTCTCAAGCTGCTCCTGTGAAATGGATTTTTCAAGAAAATCTACAGCCTTGCACTCCATCTCTTGTTCCTGTTAAGTCTTCAAATAATGTGgcttcaaagattttaaaaacttttgtagaTAGGAAAAGTTTGGGAGATAATATAAATATGCCATCATTGAGTACTGTGAGTCCTAGTGGGACACAATCCAAAAGTATGCCTATTAAAGATAATGCTTTGGTTATGTTTAATGGGAAAGTCTATCTATTGGCTAAAAAGGGGACAGATGTTTTGCCATCACAAATTGACCAACAGAATTCTGTTTCTCCTGATATTCCACCAAGAAATGATACATCACAAATAGTGAGTTCAAGTGCAGTGACAGAAATATCCAGAGAGGTTGTAAATATTGTTTTGGCTAAAAGTAAATCTTACCAGATGGAGACAAAGTCACTCTCAAATATTCAGCCTGCTTCCATGATCAATCTAAGggcagagaagaataaaaaagtgGAGAAACCATCTCTTTCTACCCCAAACCCACATAATATGAATCAATCCATTAACTACTTAAAACAGAGTAAGACTTTATTCACAAAGCCAGACTTTCCAGATGGATTTAGTACAGTACAAAATGCCCCCAGAAAAGGAAATACCATccagagcagagagaaaataagttCCTCTGTTGATGCAACAACTCTTACTTCACAACAGTGTGTTTTCAGAGACCAAGAACCAAAG ATCCAGAATGAGATGGCATCAACATTCAAAAAAGTTActcaagaaagaaatgacaagaacCATTCCCAAGGAGGAAGCAATAAGGCATCATATCTGAAGAATGatgctgaatttaaaaagatatttggtCTCACTAAAGATTTGAGAGTGTGCCTTACTCGGATTCCTGATAATTTGGGCTCTGGAGAAGGTTTTGACTCCTTTAGCAAGAGTGATACTTACAAAGAGACAGAGTTGATagtgaaggaggaaaagaaaaaacag GGTtttgataagaaaagaaaagcaaaagccgTTAAGAAGATGGATcacacaaagaagagaaaaacagagagtgTTCATAACACAGCTGTAAATGGAGGAAATAATGTCACCATGTCCCAACTTGTCAGCAGTATTTTACCAGCTTCAGATGTATCACGTCATAACATTCTCACAGGCCACAACAaaaccagagaagaaaagagaactgagGTTGAACACTATACCCCAGAGAACCAGGAAAAAGGCACATTGAGTTCAAATGCAGCTTTTGAACAAAGTCattcctttaataaaaattatacgGAAGATATTTTTCCCATAATGCCACCAGAGTTAGAAGAAACCATTCgagatgaaaaaataagaagactTAAGCAGGTgctgagagagaaggaagcagctcTTGAAGAAATGCGTAAGAAgatgcaccaaaaataa
- the LRIF1 gene encoding ligand-dependent nuclear receptor-interacting factor 1 isoform X3, whose product MASTFKKVTQERNDKNHSQGGSNKASYLKNDAEFKKIFGLTKDLRVCLTRIPDNLGSGEGFDSFSKSDTYKETELIVKEEKKKQGFDKKRKAKAVKKMDHTKKRKTESVHNTAVNGGNNVTMSQLVSSILPASDVSRHNILTGHNKTREEKRTEVEHYTPENQEKGTLSSNAAFEQSHSFNKNYTEDIFPIMPPELEETIRDEKIRRLKQVLREKEAALEEMRKKMHQK is encoded by the exons ATGGCATCAACATTCAAAAAAGTTActcaagaaagaaatgacaagaacCATTCCCAAGGAGGAAGCAATAAGGCATCATATCTGAAGAATGatgctgaatttaaaaagatatttggtCTCACTAAAGATTTGAGAGTGTGCCTTACTCGGATTCCTGATAATTTGGGCTCTGGAGAAGGTTTTGACTCCTTTAGCAAGAGTGATACTTACAAAGAGACAGAGTTGATagtgaaggaggaaaagaaaaaacag GGTtttgataagaaaagaaaagcaaaagccgTTAAGAAGATGGATcacacaaagaagagaaaaacagagagtgTTCATAACACAGCTGTAAATGGAGGAAATAATGTCACCATGTCCCAACTTGTCAGCAGTATTTTACCAGCTTCAGATGTATCACGTCATAACATTCTCACAGGCCACAACAaaaccagagaagaaaagagaactgagGTTGAACACTATACCCCAGAGAACCAGGAAAAAGGCACATTGAGTTCAAATGCAGCTTTTGAACAAAGTCattcctttaataaaaattatacgGAAGATATTTTTCCCATAATGCCACCAGAGTTAGAAGAAACCATTCgagatgaaaaaataagaagactTAAGCAGGTgctgagagagaaggaagcagctcTTGAAGAAATGCGTAAGAAgatgcaccaaaaataa